From Populus alba chromosome 16, ASM523922v2, whole genome shotgun sequence:
atattttttatatttaatttttaaatgatttcttttattttatacatgtgaactttattttataaaaatattatttattcttaaatagtatttcttatattttatctttgcaTAATGTTTTCAATTCCGCATCTGttttagtttctatttttttattttaataagtaaattcaataaatataaacaggtaaatatcttattttacaatatcaaatatcttCATCCACatctatctcttaattttttcagttttttttttgttttttttataatttctttgtttatatacataaataataatcagtttatttgattatatatatataatttctttaatttacactttaaatttttttaagaaataacttttatattcaagattttaaaaaaataaaaatatagtccACAATAGACAAGGGTCAAATAGCTAATTGTTTTCTATAACATGACATCCTAAGTTTTCATACAAAAATCTTATacatataatttgtttaaaaccagcgcatatttgttttcaataattaGGAGTATTTTTGGACATTTTGCATGTGTATCGAAACACCACATATTGTCTAATCATAAGGAAgacattaattaagaaaattgacCAATGCTAGTCATGTAGAtgttgatttcttcttctttttcttctagtCACATACATGCCTTTCtttctaaaacttttttaaaaaaattactcaaaTGAATGTagcagaaaaaaaatttaataacaatatgatattgcaaaaacaaaatcataaaataacgctgaaaattaataagaaacaaCTTGAAGAATACATGTGAATTTTTAGATTAGTGAGATTTCATCATTGGAACCCACATTAAGAACATATCAAATGGTGCACGATCCttttaaagttatatatataaagaaagaaagtttgttttgcaaatattttgcatataaaatgtaaaacataaaatattttacatggtaataagtaacaataaaataatgagaaataacAAAGATGGGTGGTATGTTGATGGAGTTTGTGGTGATGAGTTAATGATATAAATGATAATATGATTTATAAAGATGGGTGGTATGTTGATGGAGTTTGTGGTGATGGTTTAGttggtaaaataatttattatgatttataaattgaaaatattttattaaatttaaaagttaaaattgagtataagtataaaatattctattatatttacaagcttttataaaaaaatattttatagaaaacataaaaaagaattatatgcAACGCCTCCTTTCACAAACCAGACCGGCATCAGGGAGGAGGACTTTACAAATTATCGCTACACAGATGACTGCTAGCCATAACCACCACAATTAAGTGACAAGTCGTTTAAATGTTAACCAATAACCATCATAAATTTAGACGACTTATCGTTGTTCTTCTACTTCTGATGACTTGTCGTCTCGTGCTTCATTCAGACAAAAAATAAGtaaacagaaaaataataaaataagagaaagaACGTTGCAACAAGCCACCCTTTCTTATTACTCCACTGAATCATGGCTTCTTTTTCGAGCCCTAATGGGAAAGAAATGCAAAACCCTTCAAAACCCTAATCCCAAATCCCACAATATCCACCATATCCTCATGATTCCAAGGTGAAgttcaaaacttttatttacttcttttttcacGTTATTTAGTATTATagcatttttatttacttaattatgattttgaaatCTCATTTTTCCTAATTAACCTTAATTGTTATTGTGTGATTAGGAGgtggttataataataataattataatttttaataagataatGACACAGCCATCAGTAATACTTGCCACTGCTAGTTACGATCACACTATCAGATTTTGGGAGGCAAAAAGTGGCCGCTGTTACCGTACAATCCAATACCCCGATTCGGTAATCACTaagtttttctccttttgctATAAAGTTTGGATCTTTATCGCAAAATATTAGTGGGTTTGCTTTAaattttctgtctttttttttcttagctagTAAATTTGctaataaattgttttgtttgtttatacgGTGAATGAAGCAAGTTAATAGGCTTGAGATAACCCCTGATAAGAGATACTTGGCTGCAGCCGGGAATCCACACATTAAGCTGTTTGATGTCAACTCAAATAGTCCTCATCCGGTAATGAAAGTCTTGcccttttttataattatttttttgttgttgaaatatgggtttttttttggtgttagtGATGCAGTATTGTGTTGCATTAACAGGTAATGAGCTATGACTCGCATACGGCAAATGTTATGGCTGTGGGGTTTCAGTGTGATGGAAACTGGATGTACTCAGGGTCTGAGGATGGAACAGTGAAAATTTGGGATTTGAGGTAAATCCTGAATGGATGCTGTCATGCAGTGTTTTAAAAGGAAATTGTGTTTTTATgcatgttttggatttttttggacTTGATTCTTATTTGAAGTTCGACTGCAGGGCTCCTGGTTGTCAAAGGGAATATGAAAGTCGTGCGGCTGTCAACACTGTGGTGTTGCACCCAAACCAGGTTAGCTGTTGTGTATCACTTTTAGGCTGTAGGAAGGATAAATTGTTGGAAAGTGAAAGGGATTTTGGAATTGTGGGGTGGTTTTAAATGGAGAATATGATATTAAGACTTGCCATGAATGGGTTTTGatcttttcttattctttttttaactgtGATACACAATGTACCAGCATGCTTTGCCAGTGGTTGGAAGACTTGCCCCTTGCAAATACTGATAAAATCAGTTTGTAATAACAGATTTGACAGCCAAGTTTCTTTGTTCTAAATGGCAAGAATTAAGATAATTCATGACCAAAGACTTATGGCATGGATTTTTGGAAGAGAAACTGTCAGATATGATGAGTTTTTTAGTACTTGTTTATATTGTTCAAATTCCGAGTTTAAAATAATTGGCACTATTCTGCAATTTTCTCAACATGTTTATATTGCCTTTTGATCACTTATCTGTCTGTTAGCTATAGAACATAAAAAGATCTTGATTGAACCATGCCTACCATCATTTCTGAGTGATTTGTGTATATTCTTCTAAGTATCACTTTCTCCAAAAGCATCAAATTGTATTTAGTGTGGTTTTGGTCGGTGGTCTAATCTGTTGTGTCTGGTTTTACAGACAGAGCTGATATCTGGAGACCAAAATGGGAACATTCGAGTATGGGATTTGACTGCAAATTCGTGCAGTTGTGAATTGGTATTCTTTTATGACTTACATTATCTTATTGGGCTATAATTACAAATGTAGGAAGATTTTACACGAGTTACtatttccttttattatgaTATGTTTACACAAAACTCAAGTGTTTGCTTATGCGTCTAGATGAGGTAGTTTATGAAAGCAAGTGGATCATTTGTAATGCTATTGCGTCTATAATGGCATCATAAATTTAAAGGGCTTTCCTCCAGCCTGGGGGCGGAGGGAGCCACTAGCAAAAGCCAAACAGGCACATGGCTGCTCCCTCCTTCCATTAAAGTCTTTGAATATCTTTTGCTTGTGGTGCATTTCTAGATCGTTGTTAGCTAatgattcaatattattataaatgagATGTGTACCAAGATTATCATAATGCACTATCATGTGTATCTAGGTACCCGAGGTGGATACAGCTGTAAGGTCTCTAACAGTTATGTGGGATGGAAGCTTGGTAGTTGCTGCAAATAACCATGGAACATGTTATGTTTGGCGCTTGTTGCGAGGGAACCAGGTAGCCCCTTGATGAATGCAACCATCTGACACTACCTTGTTGCTTAATTTGACTGCATTATCATTTGATGCAGAATGTATTTTCTTGCAGACGATGACCAACTTTGAGCCACTTCATAAGCTACAAGCACATAATAAATACATTCTCAAATGTCTTCTCTCACCTGAATTTTGTGATCCACACAGGTTTATATTTCCTTATTTAATCTTaccatttttctgtttttcctaGTTATATTCTCTGCAGTTTTTCTGACCTACCTTCTTCTCCCACTTTTCTTGAtggatttttagtttaattgtttCCAATTTTATTCCTGCTAGATATCTGGCCACTGCATCAGCCGATCACACTGTAAAGATATGGAATGTTGATGGTTTTACTTTAGAGAAAACTTTGATAGGTAATTCATCAGATTTTCCTTTGATGCTCATTTTTATCGGGttttatacaacaaaaaaaggttttaatcATCTCTGAAATATTCTTTGTTATGTTTCATTTGATCTCCAGGTCACCAACGCTGGGTGTGGGACTGTGTTTTCTCTGTAGATGGTGCATACCTTATAACAGGTACATGGTTTGGGTGTCCAGATgcaattaatatcttttttggAATGGAGGCCTAGTGAAGATTCGCCGACCATTTCAAGTTTCCCTGCTTGATGCGTTTTGTAATCCTGTCTCTTGTTCATGCAGCTTCTTCTGATGCGACAGCTAGACTCTGGTCCATGTCATCCGGTGAAGACATCAGGGTGTATCAAGGGCATCACAAGGCGACTGTTTGCTGTGCACTTCATGATGGAGCAGAACCCTCTTCATGTTGAACCTGGAATTTCTTTTTTCCACTTTTGGGGTTGGATTTTCATATCACTCAATGAATATGGCATGATGATAATGCTCGAGTAAAACATCTGCTGCATATATTTCCTGGCATTCATCAAAGTTGTGCTTATTCTCCCTACCCGTTGATTTTCCTTCGAAAAATGATAAGATTTCCTCTGTAACATATTTTATTTGGGATCATATTATGTCGCACTCTTCATAGCATTCGGcgacaataaaattattgatatacTGTTCGTGATTCCCTTTCTGATATCTGAGGACCAAAataaatgtttcttttttttatcccaacgTTGAGCACAGAAAAAAGAAGACAGATCGATCTGTACGTCAGCACAGTTCcaaataatcatatatatatatatatatatatatatatatatatatatatatataagaatttatCTTGAAGTCCGGTTTCTTTATTAGATTATATCTTAAATAAatcataagattttttataaagaaattataatgTTGTAAATTTGTTGAAAAGAATATGATATTAGACAAAAGCACATGATGGTTTGGACTTCAAAGTATGGTTTGACCTCTCTGTAATaaacgttttttttatttgttaagaaGTGTGTTAGTGAAATTATATTTCCATTCTGATTGAAGAAATAATCAATGAATATTAACGCTTATAAGACTAGACTTTCGTTTCAGTGAATAAACATAAAGCTATgcaatgaaaaatataagaaattgaaattattgtaaaatcataattttatctgatttaatcaattttacatgatttcaatttgattttatcattttttttttatttctatatgaTTTTACACTAATTATCTTACCACTCAacacatgattttaaaaatcttgaatacgaaatttaaacaaaaagaaaaaatattccgagaaaaaaaaaaagccaactaATAAACTAGCTGCATTCATCTAATTATACAGCACCCCAGTGCCACACTTCAGTAAggttttgaagtaaaaaatattaaaaaatttacaagtgGAGATCAAATTTCCAGTTTATGCATCAGATCAAAAGATCCAGTCCAGTACCCATCAAATGGGCCATTTTCACAGGCAATCCAAGACACGCCCTAGCTGAAAGACATTTTACTTAAAGATGATATCGACCTCCCCATGCTTCCAAATTATGGACCTCCCCATGCATTGCTGTTTCAACGATGAAATGGGACTTTTACTCAAAGGTGATATTGACTCTGATATGCCCCCAAATCGGTTCATTGGACGATACTCACCGGTATGGGTCATAAAATCAGCAACAAGTGACAAATGCCGTGTATTGACAGATTCCATAAGAATTGAATACGTGCTTTATCTCCCTGATGATGGTCTCTCTTGCGGCCTCTACTCCGTAAGCATTCAACACAGCATGAATACAATTGGAATATATATCATAACATCAAGGTAATCTTGCATCTTCCAAAATGTATTGAAATCCAATCCAGTCGTGTGCAATGctggaattttttgtttttctccagGTTCTATATCAACTCCTCTTGGGGTCTTTCCCATAGTAAATAACTTGATTTTCCTTGCAGCCGGTCACTTGACGCCGTTGAAACTTCCCAGGATTCTGGATACTGACCCGCTTGGCTGTCTTCTGAGCAATctataaacaattaaataaaaaatttgaatttcatccttggattaaatgatttaaagaaacataaaaattgtTTGAATGTTGAAGAAACAAACCAATGAATGTACATAAGCAGGTAACTGCTGATGGGAACTTGTATATggaagtaaaaacaaaagaccATTTGATAGCTCTATGGGAAGAATGTTCTAATCATGCTAATTGTTGAAATAATGATAGAAATGATGCTAAAATTACTCCTCATTTATGCCAGTCTAACTCGTATTCAAAGCATACtacaagaaaatcaaaccaATATTTCTAAGTGCACTATCTGCTTTACAGATGATGTTATTCCTACAAAAGTACTGAGATCAAAAGCGAGAGAAACTGTAGCGCTGCGATAAAAGCAAGTGATAGGAGTGTGATATGATACCCAAGTAGCAATGCATATTGAGCTTAGCTTCCTATTTATCTTAACTAATGCTAAGAACCAAAAAATATCGCATGAAAATGTATACTAGTGCctacatattttttaagtttatcgATGAAGGGGTGGAAATCCCaccttgaagaagaaaaacataaaagtaaaTTTCAGCACCAACCAGTGTAAGCAGAAAGAGAGATCAGAAACTAAAGTTTTCGAAGTCAGTTTCCATAAATGGGCAACAGTTGTGAAAAAACAGTAAATTGCAACCTATCATAGAGAAAATTCTTGGTTAGTAGATAGCTTTGGCCCATAAACAAATAGAGTACTAAAATAAATTCTACAATGAAAGCTCAAAACTCAATACGAGTACATACCTCAGCCAGCAAAATATGGGGTTCATTGGTGTATTTAAGATGGATTTCAAAGTGCAACCCCTTGGCTGCAACAAAGATTGCTCTACCGAAGTCCtttttaactcattttgatCCATCTTTCTTTCCCTTAGCTCTTAGTTTCTTCTTTTCCATTGCGTTAACCGTTAGCCATTAACCATTAGAAAAGCAAAATCTACTATGTATTGTTCCAAACAATCTAGTTTCTGCTCCTAACCCTGCACTAAGCCCAAGAGAACCTCCACTCCTGCATCACAAAGTGGATTACTACCATCTTCATCTATCATTTATAGAACCTGTTTTGATACCAATTAACGTAGTGATATTGTGGATAGAAATTATAGTTCTCAAAACTTTctagtattttattaaaagtttaaataataatcttcttaaaataaactagacatctctatttatattagtcttaaaattttttattagaaagaatttctaattaaaactaaaattctttaaagaaaataattcttaattaaaacttatttaattaatagaatCCATTTAGCATtagcatttttaaataataaaatactaattaaactaaaAGTCTTAtgctaaatagaaaaaagaatccaaatataataaggtaaataaaaataattttgcacAGTAATTTTCAAGTCTTATTTGAAGATCTTCCCGATTTTCaatcatcataaaattttaactcaataaaaaataatttttagaatattttatcaaaattttaacttgaatgaataatttgattaaaagttatgtttgatttgttaaattatatcttgaactTTTCTTGAACTTTTCAAGATCCAAAAATCTTAACTATTAATGAAACAATGCGATAAGAAGAAATTTCCCCACGTAAGTTGGCTGCATGTTTTGCAACTGCAATGGAATGACGAACAAACTGTATCAACAATGCAACAAAGATATGAAAAGGGTACTGCAAGGGCCGTGTTTGATATCAGTTGTCAtgagaaattttaaattacttaACGCAATCTCTTTTTCTATCTAATATTTATTGCAATCCAATTAGGTAATTCAAcaatactataaataaatataaaaaattaaaaagaagtcTCGtacacaaaaatgaaaaaataaagaaaaggccACCTTCCTAGTCCTATAGAGCGGAAGAACATTATAAGATGGGTTTAAGAGAATAGCGTGGTGACGAAACAAAATTGCCAAGTTGTGTTTGATTGATGGCATGGATTGTTTTCCATTGGAGGCAAATCATGAGTGGTCCAAATAGCATTTTAAGAACAATGTTGAATACAACACCTTTTAAGAACCTGGATAAATACCTGTCATTAAGTGACCGGCTAGGTTTATCTTTCCCTAATCACTAATAATGGAACTCCAAGGGAGAATACTCCACTATGAAACCATTTTAACATAGAAAGAGAACAATTATTGAGCATTATATTGAGAAATTAATCAACAAGAAGCAGTAACAGTAAGTGCCAAAGCAGAACAAAGAATGTGACAGCATTTTCAAGCACATACAAAAAGTCATTTTGGGGATGACGTCCAAATTTAACCACCAGGCACAGGTTTGTCTAAATTTTCAAGCAATCTTGGAATGGAGGTGACGGAGAAGGAGATGATAGAGTGACGGAGCGGTGAGAAAAAGACGGCGCCGATGAAGTTATTTTGGGGAAGGGCTTAAAGAGGGTTTAAGGGAAGCGAGCGTTGTGCTGccctgcttttcttttttagcatCGCAACCAGCGGAAGAAGCAGAGCAGTAAAGAGGTATTTATTTGTCGGAGGCGACACGACAACGTAcgattggaatttttttatttttttagttttggttgGAAGCTCTTTTAGGCTGGTACTGGACTTGTTGTTGGGCCTTTTCCTAAATTAGGGCTTtcacaagtttatttttaaagggCTGGAATTTGAAATGGAAATTTCAAGTTAGTCTCGTTTATGGAGGAATAGCTCTTCTAGCTCTTGGCCTGCGACGTCACATGtcagatagttttttttctaaccataaaataaaaatatataaagatgttagtaagaaaaaaaaaaaaattataaaccgcTGTGGAGCGCAGGTTAATAGCTATTCTATGttgaaaccaaaatttaaaatatctttaggttaataaaaataaataaatacacagAACTCAGAATTCGAAAGCTATTTGAATGAGCACTCTATCCTTCCATTAAATCTGTTATCAGCGAGGAGTAGGTTGCAAACTAGAGTCTATCGGTTTTTTCATGTTTACTACatgttttttcatcaaatttgttTAATTCTTGTACCGAATAGATTGGCAAACAAATTTGTTATATCACAAAGCTCTAAAAAATCTATTATCTCCAATCTCACAAATTGTTCATCAAATCTATAGCTTAAATGCAAAGGGTATTTTCACATATAATGGAAACATATTAATCCTTTGGTGTGGCTACGAAAAAGTTCTATAAGAAACTAACATGGTCGGGAAAAGAATCGAGATCCGGAATTGGTCCCGGAATCACAATTTTGGCCATCCATGGAACCGACGAAGATTCTGGCAATGGACAGACTAGATTCATCGTTTGCTGTTGTTCTACTTGTATTCTTCAATTGCTCATTAAATTTGGAAACCATGCTCCTCTTTCTCCTGATCCATTGCGGCAGGCTACTCTTCTTTTCCATAAGATCTATGCACTTCTTTTTCCCAATCCTTAGGCTACTTATCTTTTCCATAAGCCACCGCAGTTGGGTTTCCATATCTACCGAGCTCTTCTTTCTCCTGATCCATTGTGGCCGGCTACTCTTCTTTTCCATAAGCCCTCCTAGTAGTAGTAGGGTTTCAGAATCCTCCGAACCCAAACGATGCCATGTTTTCACAGCAACTGTTATGGTTTCAGCCCTTGATTTTCTTACTCGATGTCGTGGAAAATAACTAACCATAGAACGGAGGTTGTTGACCGGAGAATGGAGATTGGTGTTCTTGTATGAACTCTTAGACGGCCTGCCTCTAGCTCGATGGCTTGTCATGATCTGTGCAAGGGTTTTCCCTGTTCAAATTCGAATGatcttttccttttatgttttcttttttctatttgataatAGTTTTCCAACTGGCTACTATGGTTGTGATTTATACTAGATTCACAATCCTAATCCTATCGGTTGAGATAAATACCACAGCTCCCATGAATATTAAGAAAGTTTTGGTGAaatcaatgttaaataatatatttatcttgttttatttattaaagatataataatattttcaacttaatttatatataagctgaaaataaaacaataatacaaatcaattgaagaaaattatagCCTCATTCCCTTTCAAATTCGTATTTATTTTCGTGTTGATTGAAttgttttaagaataaataCATGTGAacaccttcttttttatttacagTAGATTCACAATCCTAATCCTATCGGTTAAGATAAATACCACAACTCCTCTGAATATTTGCAAAGTTTTGGTgaaataaatgttaaataatatatttattttgttttatttattaaaaataaaataaaatttttaatttaacctatatataagctctttgtatttagattaaagtaaaataataatacaaatcaattgaagaaaattataacctccttttctttcaaattcgtatttatttttgtgttaattgaattattttaataataaatacatgTAAACACCTTCTTTTTTCATAGAATGTATCTTATAAATAGATGTTATACCTTCCAATTTTAGCTCTGCTACTAGTTACCTCCAAGTAAACAAAACACTAACAGATATTCTAAGTGTTTATTTGATGTTGTAGTAGtttttatagttatattttttaaaacagtacttgggttttaagaaaaatatttttagttattaattattagttgatttgaaataaatgtttaggtagaattttagttggaagtgttgttaaaaaaataaaatgatagtaatttcataacttcaaattataattatataagaagtacataataaatataacaagGTCGTATTTTGCTTGAGATCATTCTTATAAGCTTTTgccaggaaaaaaagaaaagaaaagggagtgATTTTAGTCAAAACAAGAACAAGGAGGCAATCACGAACAGTGTTTATGACCTTATCACTTCAAAAACTTAGGCGTTGATGGATGTTGATCttcgaaaaagaaa
This genomic window contains:
- the LOC118051891 gene encoding target of rapamycin complex subunit LST8 isoform X2, whose product is MTQPSVILATASYDHTIRFWEAKSGRCYRTIQYPDSQVNRLEITPDKRYLAAAGNPHIKLFDVNSNSPHPVMSYDSHTANVMAVGFQCDGNWMYSGSEDGTVKIWDLRAPGCQREYESRAAVNTVVLHPNQVPEVDTAVRSLTVMWDGSLVVAANNHGTCYVWRLLRGNQTMTNFEPLHKLQAHNKYILKCLLSPEFCDPHRYLATASADHTVKIWNVDGFTLEKTLIGHQRWVWDCVFSVDGAYLITASSDATARLWSMSSGEDIRVYQGHHKATVCCALHDGAEPSSC
- the LOC118051891 gene encoding target of rapamycin complex subunit LST8 isoform X1 produces the protein MTQPSVILATASYDHTIRFWEAKSGRCYRTIQYPDSQVNRLEITPDKRYLAAAGNPHIKLFDVNSNSPHPVMSYDSHTANVMAVGFQCDGNWMYSGSEDGTVKIWDLRAPGCQREYESRAAVNTVVLHPNQTELISGDQNGNIRVWDLTANSCSCELVPEVDTAVRSLTVMWDGSLVVAANNHGTCYVWRLLRGNQTMTNFEPLHKLQAHNKYILKCLLSPEFCDPHRYLATASADHTVKIWNVDGFTLEKTLIGHQRWVWDCVFSVDGAYLITASSDATARLWSMSSGEDIRVYQGHHKATVCCALHDGAEPSSC